One part of the Larimichthys crocea isolate SSNF chromosome XIX, L_crocea_2.0, whole genome shotgun sequence genome encodes these proteins:
- the LOC104925347 gene encoding homeobox protein engrailed-1-B isoform X1 — MEEQKEPNSSRDSTEEESMSLSPNLPSPPMILPHQAAQQAHRTTNFFIDNILRPDFGCRKEPSYRDRSQTPGRENVNPLGARPPPPHTGSLCLDSNCSSDSTSSSPSSSSSSSSSTSSSPSSKQSSTKQGEPAGNGTGRYADSPSSIMVMSGSNGGSPPTKESQPLLWPAWVYCTRYSDRPSSVSTPGPRTRKLKKKKSTKEDKRPRTAFTAEQLQRLKNEFQANRYITEQRRQSLAQELNLNESQIKIWFQNKRAKIKKATGYKNGLALQLMAQGLYNHSTTTVQEDKEDSE; from the exons ATGGAAGAGCAAAAGGAGCCCAACAGCAGCCGGGACTCGACCGAGGAGGAGAGCATGTCCCTGTCACCGAACCTCCCATCCCCTCCTATGATTTTACCCCACCAGGCCGCCCAGCAGGCCCACAGAACCACGAACTTTTTCATAGACAACATCCTCCGGCCGGACTTCGGTTGCAGGAAAGAGCCGAGCTACCGCGACCGGAGCCAGACGCCGGGCAGAGAAAACGTCAACCCGCTTGGAGCGAGGCCGCCGCCGCCGCACACCGGCAGCCTCTGCCTGGACTCCAACTGCAGCAGCGACAGCACCTCGTcgtctccgtcctcctcctcttcctcgtcgtCGTCCACGTCCTCGTCGCCGTCGTCCAAGCAGAGCTCGACGAAACAGGGAGAACCGGCGGGCAACGGGACCGGTAGATACGCCGACAGCCCTTCGTCAATAATGGTTATGAGTGGCAGCAATGGAGGCTCTCCGCCCACGAAAGAAAGCCAGCCGCTGTTGTGGCCCGCTTGGGTTTACTGTACGCGTTACTCGGACCGGCCCTCATCTG TTTCCACACCAGGCCCAAGGACACggaaactgaaaaagaagaagagcaccAAGGAGGACAAGCGGCCCAGGACTGCGTTCACGGCCGAGCAGCTGCAGAGACTGAAAAACGAGTTCCAGGCCAACCGGTACATAACGGAGCAGCGGAGACAGTCTCTTGCCCAGGAACTCAACCTGAACGAGTCCCAAATAAAAATCTGGTTCCAGAATAAGAGGGCCAAGATTAAAAAAGCCACCGGCTACAAGAACGGCTTGGCCCTGCAGCTCATGGCTCAAGGACTGTACAACCACTCAACGACCACCGTgcaggaggacaaggaggacagcgaatga
- the LOC104925347 gene encoding homeobox protein engrailed-1-B isoform X2, producing the protein MEEQKEPNSSRDSTEEESMSLSPNLPSPPMILPHQAAQQAHRTTNFFIDNILRPDFGCRKEPSYRDRSQTPGRENVNPLGARPPPPHTGSLCLDSNCSSDSTSSSPSSSSSSSSSTSSSPSSKQSSTKQGEPAGNGTGRYADSPSSIMVMSGSNGGSPPTKESQPLLWPAWVYCTRYSDRPSSGPRTRKLKKKKSTKEDKRPRTAFTAEQLQRLKNEFQANRYITEQRRQSLAQELNLNESQIKIWFQNKRAKIKKATGYKNGLALQLMAQGLYNHSTTTVQEDKEDSE; encoded by the exons ATGGAAGAGCAAAAGGAGCCCAACAGCAGCCGGGACTCGACCGAGGAGGAGAGCATGTCCCTGTCACCGAACCTCCCATCCCCTCCTATGATTTTACCCCACCAGGCCGCCCAGCAGGCCCACAGAACCACGAACTTTTTCATAGACAACATCCTCCGGCCGGACTTCGGTTGCAGGAAAGAGCCGAGCTACCGCGACCGGAGCCAGACGCCGGGCAGAGAAAACGTCAACCCGCTTGGAGCGAGGCCGCCGCCGCCGCACACCGGCAGCCTCTGCCTGGACTCCAACTGCAGCAGCGACAGCACCTCGTcgtctccgtcctcctcctcttcctcgtcgtCGTCCACGTCCTCGTCGCCGTCGTCCAAGCAGAGCTCGACGAAACAGGGAGAACCGGCGGGCAACGGGACCGGTAGATACGCCGACAGCCCTTCGTCAATAATGGTTATGAGTGGCAGCAATGGAGGCTCTCCGCCCACGAAAGAAAGCCAGCCGCTGTTGTGGCCCGCTTGGGTTTACTGTACGCGTTACTCGGACCGGCCCTCATCTG GCCCAAGGACACggaaactgaaaaagaagaagagcaccAAGGAGGACAAGCGGCCCAGGACTGCGTTCACGGCCGAGCAGCTGCAGAGACTGAAAAACGAGTTCCAGGCCAACCGGTACATAACGGAGCAGCGGAGACAGTCTCTTGCCCAGGAACTCAACCTGAACGAGTCCCAAATAAAAATCTGGTTCCAGAATAAGAGGGCCAAGATTAAAAAAGCCACCGGCTACAAGAACGGCTTGGCCCTGCAGCTCATGGCTCAAGGACTGTACAACCACTCAACGACCACCGTgcaggaggacaaggaggacagcgaatga
- the LOC109137412 gene encoding complement C1q-like protein 2 yields the protein MVLLVLAVAVPLLLLRSSDTSAHYYEMMGTCRMVCDPYTPKPGGATAMEVIQNVNGVAPQPAMAQGSRGEPGRPGKPGSRGPPGEPGPPGPRGPPGERGDGKVTFPELTGAAGGEKGETEGMNSTGNSFRIAFYVGLKNPHEGYEVLKFDDVITNLGNHYDASTGKFTCHVSGIYFFTYHVLMRGGDGTSMWADLCKNGQVRASAIAQDADQNYDYASNSAVLHLDSGDEIYVKLDGGKAHGGNNNKYSTFSGFILYPD from the exons atggttctgctggttctggcCGTTGCTGTCCCGTTACTGCTGCTCCGCTCCTCGGACACCTCCGCTCATTACTATGAGATGATGGGCACCTGTCGGATGGTTTGCGACCCGTACACCCCTAAACCGGGAGGCGCCACCGCCATGGAGGTGATCCAGAACGTTAACGGTGTCGCTCCGCAGCCGGCTATGGCGCAAGGGAGCCGTGGGGAGCCCGGGCGACCGGGTAAACCAGGATCTAGGGGCCCGCCGGGAGAACCAGGACCACCGGGTCCAAGAGGGCCACCGGGAGAGCGCGGGGACGGTAAAGTCACATTCCCCGAGTTGACCGGAGCTGCGGGGGGCGAGAAGGGCGAAACAGAAGGCATGAACTCCACGGGCAACAGCTTCAGGATCGCTTTTTACGTCGGTCTGAAAAATCCACATGAGGGATACGAGGTGTTAAAGTTTGACGACGTGATTACAAACTTGGGGAACCACTACGACGCGAGCACCGGGAAGTTCACCTGCCATGTGTCCGGGATCTATTTCTTCACCTACCATGTGTTGATGCGGGGAGGAGATGGGACCAGCATGTGGGCCGACCTGTGCAAGAACGGACAG GTGAGGGCCAGTGCCATAGCTCAGGACGCAGACCAGAACTACGACTACGCCAGCAACAGCGCCGTGCTGCACTTGGACTCTGGGGACGAGATCTACGTCAAACTGGACGGCGGCAAAGCTCAtggaggcaacaacaacaagtacaGCACCTTCTCCGGCTTCATCTTATACCCCGACTAA
- the LOC104925349 gene encoding metalloreductase STEAP3, giving the protein MLDEMSRPLIRGRPEGGASRRLEASMSDPGTPLVGILGTGDFSRSLARRLVASGYQVVVGSRTPKRSVALFPEEAEVTSQMEAASQADLVFVAVFPEHHSTLVELKPALAGKTLVDVSNGLRINLDGPSNAERLADLFPESFVVKGFNTISAWSLQMGPRDGSRQVYLCSDSSKAKSSVMQLCRRLGFIPVDMGLLSSSLDLENLPLYLFPSWRLPILCTLCLFIFFYLYNFLRDVLQPFVTTGKSAFYKMPIETVNVTLPSVALVMISLVYLPGLCAAFLQLRWGTKYNRFPNWLDRWLNRRKQFGLCSFLCAVLHAIYSLCLPMRKSARYKLLNMAFKQVKAGTEESWVDEEVWRMELYLSAGIMALGLLSLLAVTSLPSVANAVNWREFTFIQSTLGYSALSMATVHTLLFGWDRAFDPAQYRFHLPPTFILVLILPLVVLLGRLALFVPCVARRLKQIRRGWEKSRHIRFTLPDDGCRNGLEDVSRV; this is encoded by the exons ATGCTCGATGAGATGTCGAGGCCTTTAATCCGAGGCAGACCTGAAGGAGGAGCATCCAGACGCCTTGAAGCCTCCATGTCTGACCCCGGCACTCCACTTGTTGGCATCCTGGGCACGGGCGACTTCTCTCGCTCGCTGGCCAGACGGCTGGTGGCCTCCGGCTACCAAGTGGTGGTCGGGAGTCGAACCCCTAAACGCTCCGTGGCTCTGTTCCCTGAAGAGGCTGAG GTGACGTCCCAGATGGAGGCAGCCAGCCAGGCAGACCTGGTCTTTGTCGCCGTGTTCCCGGAGCACCACTCCACGCTGGTGGAGCTGAAGCCGGCGCTGGCCGGGAAGACCCTGGTGGATGTTAGCAACGGTCTGAGGATCAACCTAGACGGGCCTTCGAATGCCGAACGGCTGGCCGACCTGTTTCCAGAGAGTTTTGTAGTCAAAGGGTTTAACACCATATCGGCCTGGTCGCTGCAGATGGGACCTCGGGATGGAAGCAGGCAG GTTTATCTGtgcagtgacagcagcaagGCAAAGAGCTCAGTGATGCAGCTGTGTCGTAGGTTGGGCTTCATCCCCGTTGACATgggcctcctctcctcttctttggaCCTAGAAAACCTCCCCCTCTATCTGTTTCCCTCCTGGCGCCTCCCAATCCTGTGCACGCTGTGCCTGTTCATCTTCTTCTACCTGTACAACTTCCTCCGCGACGTCCTGCAGCCCTTTGTCACGACGGGGAAGAGCGCCTTCTACAAAATGCCCATCGAGACCGTCAACGTCACTCTTCCGTCCGTGGCCTTGGTGATGATTTCGCTGGTGTACCTGCCCGGTTTGTGCGCCGCTTTCCTCCAGCTGCGGTGGGGCACCAAGTACAATCGCTTCCCGAACTGGTTGGACCGGTGGCTCAACAGGAGGAAGCAGTTTGGGCTGTGCAGCTTCCTGTGCGCGGTTCTACACGCCATCTACAGTCTGTGCCTTCCCATGAGGAAGTCTGCCCGCTACAAACTGCTCAACATGGCTTTTAAACAG GTCAAGGCGGGGACCGAGGAGTCGTGGGTGGACGAGGAGGTGTGGAGGATGGAGCTGTACCTCTCGGCGGGCATCATGGCCCTCGGGTTGCTCTCCCTGCTGGCCGTCACCTCGCTGCCCTCAGTGGCCAACGCCGTCAACTGGAGGGAGTTCACCTTCATCCAG TCCACACTAGGTTACAGCGCCTTGTCCATGGCCACAGTCCACACGCTTCTCTTCGGCTGGGACCGAGCTTTCGATCCAGCCCAGTACCGCTTCCACCTGCCTCCCACCTTCATACTGGTCCTGATCCTTCCCCTCGTCGTCCTGCTGGGCCGCCTGGCTCTCTTCGTCCCCTGCGTGGCCAGGCGGCTCAAACAGATCCGCCGCGGCTGGGAGAAGAGCCGACACATCCGCTTCACCCTGCCGGACGACGGCTGCCGCAACGGGCTGGAGGACGTCAGTCGCGTGTGA
- the LOC109137411 gene encoding acyl-CoA-binding protein, which yields MNESFERAVEEVKVLKQRPNNGELGELYGLYKQATVGDVNIERPGFLDFAGRAKWDAWVEKKGISKDEAMIAYIDLVEMLKKKLGI from the exons ATGAAT GAATCCTTCGAGAGAGCGGTAGAGGAGGTGAAGGTGCTGAAACAAAGACCAAACAACGGAGAACTGGGTGAACTATATGGTTTATATAAGCAAGCTACAGTTGGTGATGTTAACATAG AGCGTCCAGGGTTTCTTGACTTCGCAGGACGAGCAAAATGGGATGCATGGGTTGAAAAGAAAG GTATATCCAAAGATGAGGCGATGATCGCCTATATTGATTTGGTGGAAATGCTGAAGAAAAAATTGGGAATCTAG